The following coding sequences are from one Geothrix sp. window:
- a CDS encoding phosphatidate cytidylyltransferase, which yields MERTTPKVDTKNMTVRVTTALVFGVFFFSLLWFGDQPWAPWTFLAVMAGAIVMGMREMTLIARARGFNPSLVAGVLVAWGFLGHFFLSTGHQDPLPLWLVLGFGAFIIHFGALFFDGKLEEALPSQAITWLGALYLGLGLGLQLKLFTLQGSLPRTGSRLILSLFIITWFGDTAAYFVGSFFGKHKLAPRVSPKKSWEGAFGNLGGNLLGAFLMQVTVCPEWTAVDIVALALLLGTVGQLGDLVESTWKRSAGVKDSNAGGVSIPGHGGMLDRVDSLVFAAPALYAYLHFVKGFN from the coding sequence ATGGAACGGACCACGCCCAAGGTGGATACCAAGAACATGACTGTGCGCGTGACGACGGCCCTGGTCTTCGGCGTCTTCTTCTTCAGCCTCCTCTGGTTCGGGGATCAGCCCTGGGCACCCTGGACCTTCCTGGCGGTCATGGCGGGGGCCATCGTCATGGGCATGCGGGAGATGACGCTCATCGCCCGGGCCCGGGGCTTCAATCCCTCGCTCGTGGCGGGCGTGTTGGTGGCCTGGGGCTTCCTCGGCCACTTCTTCCTCTCCACCGGTCATCAGGATCCCCTGCCCCTCTGGCTGGTGCTCGGCTTCGGCGCCTTCATCATCCACTTCGGCGCCCTGTTCTTCGACGGGAAGCTGGAGGAGGCCCTGCCCAGCCAGGCCATCACCTGGCTCGGCGCCCTGTACCTGGGCCTGGGGCTGGGGCTCCAGCTGAAGCTCTTCACGCTCCAGGGCTCCCTGCCCAGGACCGGCAGCCGGCTGATCCTCTCCCTCTTCATCATCACGTGGTTCGGGGACACGGCCGCCTACTTCGTGGGCAGCTTCTTCGGCAAGCACAAGCTGGCTCCGCGGGTCAGCCCCAAGAAGAGCTGGGAGGGCGCCTTCGGCAACCTGGGGGGCAACCTGCTCGGTGCCTTCCTCATGCAGGTCACCGTCTGTCCCGAGTGGACCGCCGTGGACATCGTGGCCCTGGCCCTGCTGCTGGGTACCGTGGGGCAGCTGGGCGACCTGGTCGAGAGCACCTGGAAGCGCAGTGCCGGCGTGAAGGATTCCAATGCCGGCGGCGTGTCCATCCCCGGCCACGGCGGCATGCTCGACCGCGTGGACAGCCTGGTCTTCGCCGCCCCGGCGCTCTACGCCTACCTGCACTTCGTCAAGGGATTCAACTAG
- the dxr gene encoding 1-deoxy-D-xylulose-5-phosphate reductoisomerase — translation MRSLALLGSTGSIGTSTLDVVLAHPERLSVVALAAGRNRDLLKAQCEAFRPRCVSVGTREDAHWLRSVLPYQPDLHWGAEGLLACALHADADTVVAAVVGSAGLASTEAALRAGRRVCVANKESLVVGGALMHEAALAGGGELLPVDSEHAALHQLLADRDPATIREVRITASGGPFRDWPLARIQEATVAQALNHPTWKMGPKITIDSATLMNKGLEVIEASVLFGLHADQVAVTVHPQSQVHAMVGFHDGSYQLQVCANDMKVPIQYCLLYPEKQPGPVAPYAWDGARAWTFEPPDLDRFPCLGLAFEALRAGGTAPALLNAANEVAVAAFLQGRLRFWDIQACNRETLARIPVVPAGSLEEVLGADGAARRHAEGWVQART, via the coding sequence GTGCGATCCCTCGCCCTCCTCGGCTCCACCGGGAGCATCGGCACCTCCACCCTGGACGTGGTGCTGGCCCACCCGGAACGGCTGTCGGTGGTGGCCCTGGCGGCGGGTCGGAACCGGGACCTGCTGAAGGCGCAGTGCGAGGCCTTCCGGCCCCGCTGCGTCTCGGTGGGCACGCGGGAGGACGCCCACTGGCTGCGGTCCGTCCTGCCCTACCAGCCTGACCTCCACTGGGGGGCCGAGGGGCTCCTGGCCTGCGCCCTCCACGCGGATGCCGACACCGTGGTGGCCGCCGTGGTGGGCAGCGCCGGGCTGGCCAGCACCGAAGCCGCCCTGCGGGCCGGGCGCCGGGTCTGCGTGGCCAACAAGGAATCGCTGGTGGTGGGGGGGGCCCTCATGCACGAGGCCGCCCTGGCCGGAGGAGGGGAGCTGCTGCCCGTGGACAGCGAGCACGCCGCCCTGCACCAGCTGCTGGCGGACCGGGATCCCGCCACCATCCGGGAGGTGCGCATCACCGCCAGCGGCGGGCCCTTCCGCGACTGGCCCCTGGCGCGCATCCAGGAGGCCACGGTGGCCCAGGCCCTGAACCATCCCACCTGGAAGATGGGCCCTAAGATCACCATCGACAGCGCCACCCTCATGAACAAGGGGCTGGAGGTCATCGAGGCCTCGGTGCTCTTCGGCCTCCACGCCGATCAGGTGGCGGTCACCGTGCATCCCCAGAGCCAGGTCCACGCCATGGTCGGCTTCCACGACGGCAGCTACCAGCTGCAGGTCTGCGCCAACGACATGAAGGTGCCCATCCAGTACTGCCTCCTCTACCCGGAGAAGCAGCCGGGCCCCGTGGCCCCCTATGCCTGGGACGGGGCCCGCGCCTGGACCTTCGAGCCCCCGGACCTGGATCGCTTCCCCTGTCTGGGCCTGGCCTTCGAGGCCCTCCGGGCGGGAGGCACGGCCCCGGCCCTCCTGAATGCCGCCAATGAGGTGGCAGTCGCCGCTTTCCTCCAAGGGCGGCTCCGATTCTGGGACATCCAGGCCTGCAACCGCGAGACCCTCGCCCGGATTCCCGTCGTTCCGGCAGGGTCCCTGGAAGAAGTGCTGGGTGCGGACGGGGCCGCAAGGCGTCATGCTGAAGGTTGGGTCCAAGCCCGGACCTGA
- a CDS encoding M50 family metallopeptidase, with protein sequence MRRLPFPFSFCVALAAVSVFALKVPGAGFWGPVLMLGGLVFLHEGGHFLAAKYMGMPVEVFSLGFGPRLLGFKWRETDVRLSALPLGGYVKLAGFNPEEPGADDPYGFLKQPYGKRMLFYSGGILANLATTLVLFTFVGADQARVTKRQESWTVIEVVSGGAADQGGLKVGDELRGIGDLHFPGAEWDAAVAVIQAHAGQPLPFHLTREGKPLELALVPRLDGGKGRLGFMPLPLPMPLERRAYRAGDFLEGGGYALSTSWRLSGQVFGFLKKLVTFQARSAEVAGPIGIIRQGSRAAKASLMDFLFMCGAISLQLALLNALPIPALDGGHMALLTFEKLRRKDLTIELKEKILTGGFLLLASLMALVIVLDLLKLRK encoded by the coding sequence ATGCGCCGTCTCCCTTTTCCCTTTTCGTTCTGCGTGGCGTTGGCGGCAGTGTCCGTCTTCGCGCTCAAGGTGCCCGGGGCGGGCTTCTGGGGCCCCGTGCTCATGCTGGGCGGCCTCGTCTTCCTGCATGAGGGCGGCCACTTCCTGGCCGCCAAGTACATGGGCATGCCCGTGGAGGTCTTCTCCCTGGGCTTCGGCCCCCGCCTCCTGGGCTTCAAGTGGCGGGAGACCGACGTGCGCCTCTCGGCCCTGCCCCTGGGCGGCTACGTGAAGCTGGCCGGCTTCAACCCCGAGGAGCCCGGCGCCGACGATCCCTACGGCTTCCTCAAGCAGCCCTACGGCAAGCGGATGCTCTTCTACAGCGGCGGCATCCTCGCCAACCTGGCCACCACCCTGGTGCTCTTCACCTTCGTGGGGGCCGACCAGGCCCGGGTCACCAAGCGCCAGGAATCCTGGACGGTCATCGAGGTCGTGTCCGGCGGTGCCGCCGACCAGGGCGGCTTGAAGGTCGGCGACGAGCTGCGCGGCATCGGCGACCTGCATTTCCCCGGCGCCGAGTGGGATGCGGCGGTGGCCGTCATCCAGGCCCATGCCGGCCAGCCCCTGCCCTTCCACCTGACCCGGGAGGGCAAGCCCCTGGAGCTGGCCCTCGTCCCCCGCCTCGACGGCGGGAAGGGCCGCCTGGGCTTCATGCCCCTGCCCCTGCCCATGCCCCTGGAGCGCCGTGCCTACCGGGCCGGCGACTTCCTGGAGGGCGGCGGCTACGCCCTGAGCACCTCCTGGCGCCTCAGCGGCCAGGTCTTCGGCTTCCTGAAGAAGCTCGTCACCTTCCAGGCCCGAAGCGCCGAGGTGGCCGGCCCCATCGGCATCATCCGCCAGGGCAGCCGGGCCGCCAAGGCCTCCCTCATGGACTTCCTCTTCATGTGCGGCGCCATCAGCCTGCAGCTGGCCCTGCTCAATGCGCTGCCCATCCCCGCCCTGGACGGCGGCCACATGGCCCTTCTCACCTTCGAGAAGCTGCGCCGCAAGGACCTCACCATCGAGCTCAAGGAGAAGATCCTCACCGGCGGCTTCCTCCTGCTGGCCTCCCTCATGGCCCTGGTGATCGTCCTGGACCTGCTGAAGCTCCGGAAGTAG